The DNA segment GATAGCGGCGCTAGTGCCAATCGAAGTACCGACTAACAAGCGTGTAATAGGAATGATGGCTAACATTAAAATGATAAACGGAATTGAACGTGCCATATTAACCATTAAGGATAAACTTTTATTAAGTAAGGGCATCGGTAATAAATTGGTTTGTCGCGTGCTAAATAACAACACACCTAAAGGTAATCCCAGTAGCATAGCCAGCAATCCTGAGACGAACACCATATAGAGTGTTTCGCCGGTAGATAGGAGTAATTCAAACAATAGATTCGTCGACATAGCCCATAATCTCTACATGAAGTCCTTTATCAGTTAAATAATCGATACCTAAAGGTAAGGGAGTTTGATCACCCATGACCTCAACTACCATGATACCTAAAATTGTTTGTTTAAGACATTCAATATTGGCTTGTAAGATATTCAGATGAATACCCATTTCACGCATCACATGGGCTATTAAAGGTTCTGCCGCGGCTTGTCCCTGAAATATGATCCGAAGAACTGCATGGCTATTTAGTTTTTTTTGCATACTGAGTCGTTTTTGTAATAAAGGGGGGAGTTCATGTTTTAACGATAAACTCACAAATTTCTTGGCTAAATCAGCTTTTGGTGCCGTAAAAAAACTGACCACATCAGCGACTTCAAGGATCGACCCTTGATCCAGTAATGCAACACGGTCGCAGATACTTTTTACAACATCAACTTGATGCGTAATTAATACGATGGTAATCCCTAAACGCTGGTTAATATCCTTTAATAATTGGAGAATCGTTTGTGTAGTCTGTGGATCGAGCGCCGATGTCGCTTCATCACAAAGTAATACCTTGGGTTGGCTGGCAAGTGCGCGTGCAATAGCAACACGTTGTTTTTGTCCACCACTAAGCTGTGCTGGATAAGCGTGTTGTTTATCACTTAAGCCAGTAAGGTGTAACAAAGGAGCAATCGTCGCGTGGATTTTCGATGGCGAATAATGTGCAAACTTTAACGGTAAGGCAATATTTTCATACACTGTTTTGGCTGCAAGTAAATTAAATTGTTGAAATATCATACCTATCTGACGTCGCACTAAGCGTAAATCAGCGGCTTTCATTGAGGTTAATTCTTGTTCAGCTATCCAGACTTGTCCTAAGCTAGGACGTTCTAAAAGATTGATACAGCGCACTAACGTACTTTTGCCGGCACCACTTTGACCCACAATACCAAATATTTCTCCTGGACAAATAGTCAGGTTTATGTCGCGTAGAGCATAGATAGGCGCGACTAAACTATTATAAATTTTTGAGATATTAATAAGTTTTATCATCTTTAATAGGTCATATTCCGCTAAAAAGGCATTGCTTAAAGGTATTATCGATACTTAGATAAATAACGCAAGAGGATTTGTTAATTTCGCTTGCTATCATACAGTTTCTAACTGAATCAACGTTTTGCTCAAATCCGTAGTTTAAGCTGAATTAATCTAAGTCAGACAACTTTTAAGGTATTTTTCAAAATGAAGTTTTAAACTTCTATCATTTTTTTAAATAAAAAAAAATTTTTATATTTAATTTTTTTTAAAAACTTGTATGGAAAAAAATTATAAAAAAATGTTTTAATGACTTGACACTAATCTTTAAAGTACATAATCTATATCCTAGTAAGATAAATTTACTTTAAATTAGCTTAAAAATAGTAGATAATTATTACCAACAACGGTATTATAAAATTTATTACAATATGTTTTATTATTAATTCCTTGTTGATAATAAAACATATTGTATTGCATTAAAAAAATAAAATTAAAAATTAATGGATGATCTTATGAGCAATCTAGAAAAACAACCCGCCTTAAAAGAACGTTCTGCTTTATTGATCGAGGATGATATTTTTTGCCAAAAAGTTCAAAGTCATTGTCTTTCTGAATTGGGATATACCGTCGAAGTCGTGTCCGATGCTGAAACAGCGATTAATCACATAGAGCAGTATGTTTATAATCTTATCGTGTTAGATTTGGGATTGCCTGATCAATCCGGTGAGTTAGTCATTCGCGCAACACGTGAGCTTGAGACCAATCATCGAACACCCCTTATTGTTGCTACGGCTCATGCCGATGGTCCTATGCAGCAAAAGTGTCTCTATTTGGGTGCCGATGTGGTATTTATTAAACCGTTTAACAAGCAAACCTTAGCGAGAGCGATTGATTTTTGTCATTCTCGAATCGAAAAATTATCTCGATTTAATTAAAAATTAATTAATGAGGTGTACTACTTATAGTTTATCCCATAACCAATTAGAAAAATTAATTAAACAAAAAATACAACGTAACTAAGTTTGATTTAAACTATGTTAAATAAACAAGTTTAAATATAATAGTAATGTAGTATTTTATAGTTGGTTATGGGATAAACTATAAGTATTTTTTCCTTGCAAGGAGGAAGTGTGTTAATAGATTTTGCGCCGAAATTCATTAGCTGCTTTACGGCTTTATTGCAAACACTTAATAAGTGTAACGCACATATTCAAAACGAGCTCAGTGAATTACCGCTATGGGTAGACAATGGCGCCGGAGATTTTATTACAAATCGCGATAAAGTCATTTTTGCTTTAGGAAACTTTGGGCCCACACAAGGTTTATCTCCCCAAGAAACCTTCAAATGCCCAGGCGTCGTAGCTGGGACGCAACATACCTTAATGCTTATTAATGAGCTTAACCAGATAAAAACCACTTTTAGAGAACTTGTACGTGCCTGTCAGCAAAGCACACAGCAAGATATTACCAAATTTGTTCGTGATACCTTGGCGTATGCTGG comes from the Rickettsiella endosymbiont of Rhagonycha lignosa genome and includes:
- a CDS encoding response regulator, whose amino-acid sequence is MSNLEKQPALKERSALLIEDDIFCQKVQSHCLSELGYTVEVVSDAETAINHIEQYVYNLIVLDLGLPDQSGELVIRATRELETNHRTPLIVATAHADGPMQQKCLYLGADVVFIKPFNKQTLARAIDFCHSRIEKLSRFN
- a CDS encoding methionine ABC transporter ATP-binding protein is translated as MIKLINISKIYNSLVAPIYALRDINLTICPGEIFGIVGQSGAGKSTLVRCINLLERPSLGQVWIAEQELTSMKAADLRLVRRQIGMIFQQFNLLAAKTVYENIALPLKFAHYSPSKIHATIAPLLHLTGLSDKQHAYPAQLSGGQKQRVAIARALASQPKVLLCDEATSALDPQTTQTILQLLKDINQRLGITIVLITHQVDVVKSICDRVALLDQGSILEVADVVSFFTAPKADLAKKFVSLSLKHELPPLLQKRLSMQKKLNSHAVLRIIFQGQAAAEPLIAHVMREMGIHLNILQANIECLKQTILGIMVVEVMGDQTPLPLGIDYLTDKGLHVEIMGYVDESIV